ACGGTGGCCCCCGGACAGGTGGCGCGGACGAGCTTCCGGCTGCTGACCTGCCCGGACGGCGACGCCGTCGATGCGCCCGTCGTCATCATGCACGGGGCGCGTCCGGGGCCGGTGCTGTGGATCCAGGCCTGCATCCACGGCAACGAGGTGGGTGGCACGCTGGCCCTCCACCGGCTGCTGGCCCTGCTGCCGCCGTCGCGCCTCCGGGGGACCATCGTCGCCGTCCCCATCCTCAACGTGCCGGCCTTTCGCGCCCGCAGCCGCGAGAGCCCCGTAGACCACGCCAACCTCAACCGGGTGTTCCCCGGCAGCGCCGCCGGCCGCTTCAGCGACCAGATGGCCCACCGGATCTGGGGGCTGGTGCGTGAGACGGCGACCGCGGCACTCGACCTCCACAGCGCCGGCGATCTGGGCCGGGTGCCGTTCTACGCCATCTACCACGCGGACGGCTCGGCGGCCAGCCGCACCGCCCGCCGCATGGCCGAGGCGGTGGGCACGCCGTATCTGTGGGCCTCGCGGGCGGACTGGCTCGCCGGGGCGATGTTCACCCGCCTGACGCAGGAGGGGATTCCGGCGGTGATTGTGGAGGTGGGCGGCGGCGACGTCACCGACGACGACCTCCGTCACTTCGAGCAGGCCCTCCGCGGGGTCCTGGCCGCGCTGGAGATGGTGGACGAGCCGGTCCTCCGCCAGCAGCGCTACACGATCCTCGGCGCCTCGCAGATGATGCAGGTGCGGCGGGGCGGGATCCTCATCCCCGGGGCCCGGCCCGGGGAGATCGTCCCCCGGGACGCGGTGGTCGCCGAACTCGTCGACGCCTACGGCGACGTCGTGGAAACGGTGCGCGCCCCCTTCGACCGGGGGTTCGTGGCCTCGATGCGGCGCCGCGGCCTCGCCGTCCATCCGGGCGAGCGCGTCAGCATCATGCTGGAGGTCGCAGGCGAGGAGACCGGCGGTGGGGCCTGAAGACCGGCGCCGCTACCTGC
This is a stretch of genomic DNA from Armatimonadota bacterium. It encodes these proteins:
- a CDS encoding succinylglutamate desuccinylase/aspartoacylase family protein; translated protein: MFQFGETTVAPGQVARTSFRLLTCPDGDAVDAPVVIMHGARPGPVLWIQACIHGNEVGGTLALHRLLALLPPSRLRGTIVAVPILNVPAFRARSRESPVDHANLNRVFPGSAAGRFSDQMAHRIWGLVRETATAALDLHSAGDLGRVPFYAIYHADGSAASRTARRMAEAVGTPYLWASRADWLAGAMFTRLTQEGIPAVIVEVGGGDVTDDDLRHFEQALRGVLAALEMVDEPVLRQQRYTILGASQMMQVRRGGILIPGARPGEIVPRDAVVAELVDAYGDVVETVRAPFDRGFVASMRRRGLAVHPGERVSIMLEVAGEETGGGA